In Desulfobulbus oralis, one DNA window encodes the following:
- the dsrB gene encoding dissimilatory-type sulfite reductase subunit beta — protein MAYNPKNPMEDRISDIGPRHYGEFLPPVIKENKGKWLYHEILEPGVLVHVAEGGAKVFTVRCGSPRLLTINGIRDICDVADKHCDGFVRFTTRNNIEFMVDSEDKVAALKATLKTYGNQFPVGGTGASISNIVHTQGWVHCHTPATDASGPVKAVMDDLFEYFGTMSLPAHIRIALACCLNMCGAVHASDIAMLGIHRKPPMIDNERITGVCELPLAIAACPLGAVKPAKVEVRGEEVKSVKVNAERCMFCGNCYTMCPAMPLADPEGDGIAILVGGKVSNSKSEPKFSKLVVPWLPNNTPRWPEVVSTIRKIVEAYAKDAHKYERLGEWAERIGWEKFFEKTGLPFTEKSIDDYRLAYNTWRTSTLFKYTTHTEAYTK, from the coding sequence ATGGCTTACAATCCGAAGAACCCAATGGAAGACCGCATCTCCGACATCGGCCCCCGCCACTATGGGGAGTTCCTGCCGCCGGTGATCAAAGAGAACAAGGGCAAATGGCTCTATCACGAAATTCTGGAGCCGGGCGTACTGGTGCACGTTGCCGAGGGCGGGGCCAAGGTCTTTACCGTCCGTTGCGGTTCCCCCCGTTTGCTGACCATCAACGGGATTCGTGACATCTGTGATGTTGCCGACAAGCACTGCGACGGTTTTGTTCGCTTTACCACCCGCAACAACATCGAGTTCATGGTCGATTCCGAGGACAAGGTCGCCGCTCTGAAGGCCACCCTCAAGACCTATGGCAACCAGTTCCCGGTCGGCGGTACCGGGGCCAGCATCAGCAATATCGTGCACACCCAGGGCTGGGTTCACTGCCATACCCCCGCGACCGACGCCTCCGGCCCGGTCAAGGCGGTTATGGATGACCTGTTCGAGTATTTTGGCACGATGAGCCTGCCGGCGCATATCCGCATCGCCTTGGCCTGCTGCCTGAACATGTGCGGCGCTGTTCATGCCTCCGACATTGCCATGCTGGGCATCCACCGCAAGCCGCCGATGATCGACAACGAGCGCATCACCGGTGTCTGCGAGCTGCCGCTGGCCATCGCCGCCTGCCCGCTGGGCGCGGTCAAGCCCGCCAAGGTCGAAGTCCGTGGCGAAGAAGTTAAGAGCGTCAAGGTCAATGCCGAGCGCTGCATGTTCTGCGGTAACTGCTACACCATGTGCCCGGCCATGCCTCTGGCTGATCCCGAGGGTGACGGCATCGCCATCCTGGTGGGCGGCAAGGTCTCCAACTCCAAGTCCGAACCGAAATTCTCCAAGCTGGTTGTGCCTTGGCTGCCGAACAACACGCCGCGTTGGCCCGAAGTGGTTTCAACCATTCGCAAGATTGTCGAGGCCTATGCCAAGGATGCCCACAAGTATGAGCGTCTGGGCGAATGGGCCGAGCGGATCGGTTGGGAGAAGTTCTTTGAAAAGACCGGTCTGCCCTTTACCGAAAAGTCCATCGACGACTACCGTCTGGCATACAACACGTGGCGTACGTCGACGCTGTTCAAGTACACAACCCACACAGAGGCATACACCAAGTGA
- a CDS encoding biotin--[acetyl-CoA-carboxylase] ligase, translating to MRQIHYYPQLDSTSRVAKDLLQQGAAAGTVVLAAQQSAGRGQYDRTFASPPGGLYFSLILYPEIQAQEAAMVTLAAGLGCRDALGAQCGLSPQIKWPNDLYCAGRKIAGILTEYCLPAMGRREAAVVIGAGLNVNSSSGDFPEELRPLLGTVRDLTGAAIHDMGTLLEACAACIERRVAQLLWDRSSFLAEWQKADYLLGRRIRHLLKEQVLATGIGRGINYSGRYLLEQDDGSTGAVLAGQLRALEG from the coding sequence ATGAGACAAATCCACTATTACCCCCAGCTTGACTCGACCAGCCGCGTGGCCAAAGACCTGCTCCAACAGGGGGCAGCCGCAGGCACTGTTGTCCTAGCCGCCCAGCAGAGCGCAGGCCGCGGGCAGTATGACAGAACCTTTGCCTCTCCGCCCGGGGGGCTGTATTTTTCCCTGATTTTGTATCCGGAAATTCAGGCACAGGAAGCGGCCATGGTGACCCTTGCCGCAGGACTGGGCTGCCGCGACGCTCTTGGTGCCCAATGCGGGCTCAGCCCCCAAATCAAGTGGCCCAATGACCTGTACTGCGCGGGCAGAAAGATAGCCGGCATCCTGACCGAGTACTGTCTGCCCGCGATGGGGCGGCGGGAGGCGGCGGTGGTGATCGGTGCGGGATTGAATGTCAACAGCAGCTCAGGCGATTTCCCCGAAGAACTGCGACCTCTGCTCGGCACAGTGCGGGATCTGACCGGTGCTGCCATTCATGACATGGGAACTCTTTTGGAGGCTTGCGCGGCGTGTATCGAGCGCCGCGTGGCACAGCTCCTGTGGGACCGCAGCTCCTTTCTTGCAGAGTGGCAAAAGGCGGATTACCTTCTGGGCCGCCGTATTCGACACCTGTTGAAGGAGCAGGTACTGGCCACCGGCATCGGCCGGGGGATCAATTACAGTGGACGCTACCTGCTGGAGCAGGATGACGGCAGCACAGGAGCCGTGCTGGCTGGACAGCTCAGAGCATTGGAAGGGTGA
- a CDS encoding dissimilatory sulfite reductase D family protein has product MALSVEDLKKAIIEKASKAPKPQLYIKDFYDCDPDAKPRDIKKVANQLVTEGELMFWSSGSTTMYARPDRIKNEEKNI; this is encoded by the coding sequence ATGGCATTAAGTGTTGAAGATTTGAAAAAGGCCATTATCGAGAAGGCCTCGAAGGCTCCGAAACCGCAGCTCTACATCAAGGATTTCTATGACTGTGATCCTGATGCCAAGCCCCGCGATATCAAGAAAGTGGCGAACCAGTTGGTGACAGAGGGCGAGCTGATGTTCTGGTCCTCCGGTTCTACGACCATGTACGCTCGTCCTGACCGCATTAAGAACGAAGAGAAGAATATCTAA